The DNA segment TTAACAGTCTGGGCCCTAAAACGGCACAGGGCTGATCTGACACCTCTCCAGGTGCGTTCACAGCATTGGACGAAAGCTTGGGCGGAGGGAACGTTGGAGTCGGCGAGCTGCGACGCGAACAGCGGGGGTTGGTATCCAAGGCTACACTGAAAGGGGGACAGACCGGTGGCGGACGACGGAAGGGAGTTATGGGCATATTCGGCCCAGGGAAGGTGCTCAGCCCAGGACGCGGGGTTACGGAAGGAGAGACTGCGCAAgatgcgaccaacagtctgattggcccgttcggcttgaccgttagactgagggtggaagctggacgagagactgacggaagcccCGATCAAACGACAAAATTCCCTCCAAAATTGAGACGGGAACTGCGGACCCCTGTCCGAAACGATGTCGGAGGGaaggccatgaattctgaaaacatttttgATGATAATTTGCGCCGTCTCCTTGGCAGAGGGGAGCTTAGCGAGGGGAATAAAATGGGCCGCCTTGGAGAAACGATCGATAACCGTGAGAATTACTGTTTTACCTGCCGACGAAGGAAGACCGGTGATGAAGTCTAGGGCAATATGGGACCACGGTCGCGAAGGGATAGGAAGTGGTCTGAGGAGGCCGGCAGGGGGGGAGTTACCGGACAAGCCACCACGAAACGACGCGTATCACGTTctcgagtgggccaccaaaagcgCTGGTGAATGGAAGCGAGTGTGCCCCAAACACCGGGGTGGCCTGCCAACCTGGCCGAGTGGGCCCACTGAAGGACGGCCAGGCGGGTGGGGGTGGGAACAAAAAGGAGGTGTCTGGGACAGTTGCGCGGCGAAGGAGTGCTAACGAGCACTTGTGTAACTTGTCTCTCGATTCCCCAGACCGTCGCCCCGACGACACAACACTTCGGGAGGATTCCCTCAGAGTCCGCGGGGACCACAGAAGAAAAGAGACGCGATAGGGCATCAGGCTTGATGTTTTTAGATCACAAACTCGAATCGAGTAAAAAACAGAGCCCAGCGAGCCTGGCGCACATTAAGTCGTTTGGCGGAGCGAATGTACTCTAGGTTTCTATGGTCCGTCCAAACGATAAACGGAACGGacgccccctccaaccactgtcgccattcGCCTAGAGCTAGGTGGATGGCGAGCAACTCTCGGTTCCCTGCATCGTAATTACGCTCGGACGGTGACAGGCGATGAGAGAAGAAAGCGCAAGGGTGGACCTTGTTGTCAGAGGGAGAGCGCTGGGAAAGAATGGCTCCTACGCCTACTTCGGACGCGTCAACCTCGACGATGAACTGTCTAGACAAATCAGGGGTGAtaaggatgggcgcggacgtaaagcGGCTCTTGAGGAGGTCAAAAGCCCTCTGGGCGGAAGCGGACCATCTAAAGCGTGTCTTGATGGACATGAGGGCGGTCAGGGGAgaagccacctgactgaaattgcGGATAAAGCGTCGATAAAAATTAGCGAAGCCGAGAAAACGCTGCAGCTCGACACATGACTTAGGTGCGGGCCAGTCTATAACGGCTTGGACCTTGGTGGAATCCATCCTAATACCCTCAGCGGAAATGACAGAACCAAGAAAAACTACGGAAGGGGCATGGAAGGTGCACTTCTCTGCCTTAACGTAGAGACGATTCTCTAATAAACGTTGAAGGACACGGCGAACATGCAAGACATGAATCTGGAGTGACGGCGAAAAAATCAAAATATcgtcgagataaacgaaaacaaaaatgttcagcatgtcTCTTAGGACGTCGTTGATGAGTGCCTGAAAGACAGCTGGGGCGTTAacaaggccgaacggaaggacccgatattcaaagtgccctaacAGGGTGTTAAACGCCGTCTTCCACTAGTCCCCCTCCCTAACGCgtacgagatggtaagcgttacgcagatccaacTTGGTAAAAAACTTGGCCCCCTGCAAGATCTCGAAAGCTGAAGACATAAGAGgaagcgggtaacgattcttaactgtaatgtcattcagccctcgataatccATGCATGGGCGCAGAGAACCATCCTTCTTAACAAAAAAGAATCCCGCCCCGGCGGAGAAGAGGAGGGAACAATGGTACCGGCGTCGAGCGTAGTAGATAAGTAATCTTCAAGAGCTTGACGCTCGGGGaccgacagcgagtaaagtcttcCGCGGGGAGGAGTGGCTCCCGGAAGAAGCTCGATCTTACAATCATATGAGCGATGCGGAGGGAGAGAAGCGGCCCGGGACCGACAGAACAccgtccgcagatcgtgataATCCTCCGGCACACCTGTtaaatcaccaggctcctcctgagagagagagacagaggaaatgGGGGGaatagcagacattaaacatttcacatgacaagagacattccaagaCAGGATGGTATTCTTAgaccaattaatagagggattatgttgaactaaccagggatggcctaaaacaataggagcaaatggtgactgaaaaataaaaaaagaaatggtctcgctgtgattaccagAGACAGTGAGGGTCAAGGGTAACGTCTCACGCAGAATCCCGGGGAGAGAACTGCCGTCCAAGGCTAACAGGGCCGTGGGCTCCTTTAAATCAGAAAGGGGGATACAATGCTCTCGAGCCCAAGTCTCATCCATGAAACAGCCCTCCGCCGCAGAGTCAATCAAAGCTTTGCAGGTGGCGGAAAAGCCGGTCCAGCGGAGATGGACGGGGAATGTGGAACAGGACCTTGAAGGAGAGGCCAGGGTTGTTGCGCTCATCAGTCGCTCTCCCTTCACTGGTGAGCTCTGGCTTTTACCGGGCAGGATGTGACGAGATGAGTAGCAGCGCCGCAGTAGAGACAGAGGCGGTGGTTGATTCTTCGCTCCTTCTCCTTAGCCGAGATGCGGATACCTCCGAGTTGCATGGGCTCCGAAAACacggtggaggaggaggaggatggtagTGCAGTGGAGAGGGGGGCAAAGGGGAGAGCGGAATCAGCCCTACGGACTCGACGATGAAGGTCGATTCGCTTCTCGATGCGGATGGCGAGTTCAATTGCGGAATCCACTCGGGAGGGAACTTCACGGGAGAGAATCTCATCCTTGACCTCCGCGCAGAGACCCTCCAGAAAGCGGGCGAGTAACGCCGGCTCGTTCCAGTCGCAGGAGGCAGCAAGAGTCCGAAATTCAATGGAGTAATCCGTGATGGACCGCTTACCCTGACATAGCGAGGACAGGACTCGGGAGGCCTCTTCGCCAAACACGGAGCGGTCAAAAACCTGTATCATCTCCTTAAAGTCCTGATATAGGTTAATACagtcagcctccgcctcccagatggtcGTACCCCATTCAcgagcccgtccagaaaggagGGATAACACGTATGCGACGCGAGCCCGGCTCAGGGAGTAAGTGGTGGGCTGGAGAGAGAAAACAACATCGCATTGGGTGAGAAACGCACAGCACTCcgtgggctcaccagcatagcaAGGCGGGTTGTTGATCCTGGGTTCAGGAGGCTCAGAAGCCCTGGAGGCAGCCGGAGGATCGAGGCGAAGAGCATGAATCTGTCCGGTGAGATCGGAGACTTGAGCAGCCAGGGCCTCGATGGCATGTCACGCAGCAGATAACTCCCTCTCGTGTCTGCCTAACATTGTCCCTTGGAGCTCGACAGCTGGCTGAAGAGGATTCGGGACCGCTGGGTCCATTCTGGTCTGAGTCTTCTGTTGtggaggtaagtgaggacccaagagcGATATAACAGAAATGTTGTTCTTTAATGAAAAGTTCTTAGCAacacaaaaatgaacacaaaatcttctccttgagaggcaaAGGTTAacacaaacaacccgcagagtgggCGATGAATAAAGGAAGCTACTTCTGAGCTCTTAGCGAGTGTCCCTTTGGCAGCAGCCGGGGGTTGCAGTGTTGCGCCGTCAGGTTGTAGACTCCCCTGGGGTAGACAGGGATCGAGGCGAGACCGTGGGGACCAGACCTCTGGTAGCGCGGGGCGaactgaacagaacacaaatatatccAGGTAATTAACGGAGAAAAGAGCGTAGAGAGGCGGATGCCaataggacaggactggacagcgacaggTAGACAACGGCTTGTTTCAACGTGTGAAActcaagtgagactcagacaacgaaagcagcgaaagcagggaaagaagtagagatCTAATCAGCGGGAAAAtgggaacaggtgggaagggaATTGACGgagaattaaggggagatgagAAGCAGCTGGAGAACGAGAGGAAGGGGGAGAAGTAACCAGAGAGGGCCAGCAGATGGCGAAAGAGTAGCaggaaagaacaagaacaaaacatataatgacTGGACAGGACGAGACATGACAGttagtgcctcactataacccagatttgttttaaagaaaaatgaggggcaagtaaaaatgtatttagaagttgtaaaattgtctataactttacaaagaaaaggttaataagtgatgtTGTCTCTCTTAAATCATGTTAGCCAACATATtgtgtatgtcttgtggctatacatttgaaacagtgagtattttaacatttatgtattggccccattcacttcaattgtaagtgcctcaccgtaacccagatgtatttgtggtaatcattattatgacacaaatgccgtcgattgagcttaacttgtattgaacctgtaatattccttgaACTTTGGTAAGTATGAAATAAGTTCAAAAAATGCCACAGCAAATGTAGTTGCTTTGCTATTTACCAAACTGTACTGTTTAAAACTGActtatatttttctaaattttaAAGGTTCAGtctcattacatttaattaaatacttaacATTTATTTGGAATTCATAAATACACTATTAAACAGATTAACTAATTTGTCATACTATATCTGAAATGAgtttatatattttgcataaaaattaAGTTTGCaataattattctatttttaagCATTAATAGCTGTGGCATCCGGTGACTTGTTCATCATTGTCAATCCATGCTAACTGATGATTCAAAGACTATCACAACTCATTCAACTCAACAATCTCATTCTTGCAAAACCTCAAAAACAACCTTGTCTATGTTAGCCAACTAAATAACATTACATCGTTGATGTATATAAATGATTAGAATTTGCAACAACATGTTGAATTCATCAAAGAGAaccaaatataattttatataggtattttatttcgttgtgttgtcttatgtggtcctgtgttggtcctttgttgtttttatgtagcaccatggtcctggaggaacgttgtctcgttttgctgtgtactgtactaactgtatatggttgaaacgacaataaaaaccacttgacttgacttgacttgacttgaaatgtttAAGTTTGCAAGACATAAGAACTTGTAAAgtaatgtgcaaaagttttaggcagttTTGTTGAATAGTGAGGATACTTTAAAAATAATGgcacaattaatttttatttatcaattaacttcatacaaagtccagaaaacataaaatacatttgaccACCCTATGCCTTAAAAATATCACTTTTCTCCTACAGTATGTACACAACTGTTCTTTTGAGAATCGTCCCCATTGTCACATCATCAAGCTGTGCATAATTCCTTCATCATGACAATTGTGTTTGAATGTCAGGGGTCAAAACGTACATTGCCTAGCAACAAGATGAAGTGTTAGACAGAGTGAGCTGCCTTGATTTGAACATTGATGATGTTGACCAATGAGCATTGATGATGGCGTTTTCACAAGGCAATGACTAATACTCCATTTATATTCAAAGAAACAGCATGCTCATATAAAACATGCTGGGTGAATGATTTAGATAaatgaggatggatggatggatggatggatggatgttttttgtcacatttcaTTAGAAACACCTCACAGATATTTTTCACTCCTGTCACATCCCTATATTTGTTTGTCCTTCAGCCAGAAGACATTGGACAGTCTCCAGCCCCCACATCAGACAATGACAAAGTGGACCTGGAGGCCTTTAGTGAGTTCACCAAGATTATCACCCCTGCCATCACAAGAGTTGTGGACTTTGCCAAAAAACTGCCCATGTTCTCTGAGGTTAGTGTCTGTTGTTGCAAAGATTTGCATTTGTAACCAAACACTTGCTAATTTCTTCACTGTGACCGAAAGCCCTTGAACAAATAATGGTCTTTTGATAAATACACATTTTCGTAAACATCACTGTACTGCATTATTACGAAAACTGTGAGAGACAGAGACTGCTGTGAAAGAGCAATTATATGCTCAGCTCCAGCTGTCACAGCACAAATCACAAATCTGTGTGACTTCTCATCTTTCACTGTGTGTTTCGTCTAGTTTCACATGTGTTCTTGTTTGTTATCACATCTTAGTAATACCTTAATTAAAACAGAATTGGCTGGGATTATGGGCTGTTCCTCTGCTTTAAAAcagttgttattttgtcattctcCTGTGAACATATAATCACAAATCATCACTTGGTGCCTTAGTGTACTGGAGGAAAGCAAAGCTTCTTTTCTGTCTCTAGTTGAGGAGAGATGCTTGTGATTTTAGTCTCACTAGGAATCCCAAAATGCCATAATTTATATGGCAGATCAGTAACTGTCAAAAGAATATAGTGTTTTCCTGTTAAAGGTTCAACAATAAGGATTTTCTCCGCTAGCACGTTCGTGCTAGTAGTCCAGATTTTACTAGCCCTGCCAAAATTTTCTCTGGTCACATCAAAAATATTAGAATTATTTTAGCTTCAAAagttattattttaaacaatttagaaaaataattttgagtgtaaaaaaatgtaaaacatttgatAACTATGATCCTTATACGAAATATTCATAAGCACACTTTTGCTGGAAAATTATTAAACACAGTGCGACACATTactgatttatttataattttaaaccaGATCTAACCGATGCTTGCAAgactaccacaaaaaattattacataCTTAGACATCATCTATGTGAGATAACTTTACCTTGGTGACAAATCTACAACAGCTCAATTTGCCACAACAATGTTCCCTTTTTTATAGAAAGTTGTTTGAGCCAGATATGCCCTTgataaacaatgtaaaatatagtAAGGCTGCACTGGGCAAGTAACCGTTCCATCAGCTGGCCTGAAACTATCTCACACTGGCCCTGGACCTTTGGGTCATCCTTACTGTAGAGCTCAGCTGTATGCTCTATTCTCTATTATTGGTGTACAGCTGCCTTGTGAAGACCagattatcctgctgaaaggCTGCTGTATGGAGATTATGTCCTTGCGTGCAGCAGTGCGGTACGATCCGGAGAGTGAGACTCTTACCCTAAGCGGAGAGATGGCTGTCAGTCGAGAGCAGCTGAAGAACGGAGGTTTGGGGGTGGTGTCTGATGCTATTTTTGACTTGGGCAAGAGCCTGTCACAGTTCAATCTGGATGACTCAGAGGTGGCACTGCTGCAGGCTGTACTGCTCATGAGTTCAGGTGAGAGCTACAGATATGGGTTTTCTAAAAAGCATTGCAATATGTCTTTTTAAAaagtgaaatgtgtcatttcctcaccactagcatcaccaaatggagtttcaaaaataatgacccaaactcacaccactggttgagtcagtgttgctgtgtcaggctgctcaaacaaacagaccaaACAAGCTCCAAaataagcaccataaaagtagtctataagatacatgcactatattccaagtcaaattttggtcatcattcatTTATGAGTGTTCCTGCCGtcatcacatgtggtcaggcgagacatGTTGCTGTTTACATCTGATCACTTAaatgtctcctgtgaccacttgtgttcggatttcgaggagagggtctttgatttcatgacaacatatATCAATCGCAATGTCAATGTGTTACTACATGATTATAAAGTGCAACAAAGTCTGAATAAACAaggaaaacacaaacaaaaccaccatttctcccagatgcagttgaaatttaaaatataaagaaatgcaacatttcaaactaaattatctgttgttttagtgAAGTACCTGTATTGCTGggtttcagatgtgtgtgcttctcatctttGTCACTGCATGTTAATATCAGGCACACTGAAGGAGATCCATGAAGTTCTCATGATTGTGCATgtatttgctttttaaaatgttcagattggacaattatttacttttaaagcaGTATGTTACTGGCAAAATTAAAAACACTTGCTGtagtgcagtggttgattgacaggtgagggatTGTGCTGCGCTGCTGACCAGCACGCATTCAGAACGTTTACACCTTAAATACAATGTGATCACATACATTTTTGACTAcctcatatttgttttttgtaatccgatcacaaaatattttagaacatgtttacacctgtatttagcactgaccacttGTGAAATGCATCCTAATACCAGATGTAAATGGGTATATGCCATTTCAGTGAATAGAGATACAGAAAACCACACAAAAAATTATCACATttcttcagaacacttggaataaaGCACACAAGTCATTCtgatcatatggactacttttatgatactttaatggTGCCTATTTCTTTCTATCATCAATGCAATTTGTCGCTTTGTATAGGTTCGTCTGCCAAACAAATTCATGTAATGACTGAATTTACTTGTGTTTCAATCTTGCATTGTGCAGATCGTTCAGGACTGACGTGTGTAGAAAAGATCGATAAGTGTCAGGAGATGTACCTGTTAGCCTTTGAGCACTACATCAACCACCGCAAGCACAACATCTCACACTTCTGGCCCAAGCTGCTGATGAAGGTGACAAACTTACGCATGATTGGAGCCTGTCACGCCAGCCGCTTCCTGCACATGAAAGTGGAGTGTCCCACAGAACTCTTCCCCCCACTCTTCCTGGAGGTCTTCGAAGATCAGGAGGTGTGAGCCACAGGGGAACTTGACCAAGAATTTGATCATGAATTTATTTTTGCAAAGCATACCAgaatcatagtttttttttttacctcatgcAAAGTCGAACTGGGAcatgtatttttttcccccaccaTTGGTACCTTGTCAGTTGTGTTTGGGATTAGTTTTTGGAGTGTCAGTCTACTCACATTTTCGACCCCACTGTCTCCTGTCATTCAGATTCCTCCAACAGACAGTAAAAAGCTAGCATGCATCAACCTACCTCTCATGCCAACATACCTCCCAAGTTCAAAAGGAGCTTATTTTAATAGCGTGACAAGTAGACCTGGACAGTGAATGTTCCTCTCTGAGGAGTCAATGAATCTCAGAGTGCTTTAGAGCCAGCTCAGACATTTTCAACCATCTTTGTTACGgaaatatttttcccattcattttttccagagGAATTTTATTTCAAAACTTTTCACATAAGAGTTCTaaacatgaaccaaaccaaccagctctgaggtgaatcacaactttACAAACTTTCATGTGAAGTAAAAACAGTATTTGAAAACAGGACAAAAAGATAactgtgtacttaatgtctttaatgagggaatgaactacaatcccatgaagcattgcagatGACATAATCTAActaaaaactatggaataatataaaaatatataaaagtgttgatttgaagttgttgattataagtacagaaaatatatacttaaagttattgtaaaatattcagatatgtacCAACATATAAGTCGTTTGAGAGTGTAGGGCGACTCGATTATGTCATCCACAATACTTGATGCAGTGGGAGATccctgcagagctcttttggtgcactttgttgttctgtgattctctgattggtggatcattcCTTGCAGGATTATAGGTAGTTCTTAACCAGGAATTCGGctgttaaacaatattttttaaataaagttgaaataacgtTGTCTGATGACTTCAACAGAcacatataccattgattaagaACTTTGGAGCTCACATTAGGTCTGTATTTAAAGGTTAAtaagttattattaaaaataaaattgtttatggaaaaaatgaatgggatgtttACTTCCGTAGCCTGAATGTTGCTCCCAAAAGCTATTTCAAAACATGTTTAAGCAGGTTCAAGCTGTTTTTGTAAGGACAGAGGAAACCAAGAACAGTATTAAACAACTACATGATTATGCAAAACTTTGCTCTACAAGATAGGCCTAAAAATATTGCTTGGCTCCCTCAAATTATGACAGTATTTTAGCACTCGGCTTCCTCTTTGAACGCATTGAATATCTCCTTTGAAAACATACCTACCTGTATGCACTCATACACTCTGTATATACATTAATATGTTGTGTGAACTTGTATGGGTTCAACCTTCTCATACCTCATATGCACCAGCATATAGACATATATGTAGcaacatgtacatacatgcatGCGTGCTTTTGATTCTATCTGCACCATCTCAACTAACCTCTGGCATTGTATAAAGTTCTCATATACCTTCCTACCTATCATATCTACCTACATGCATACCAATGTACATGTAATGCTTACATGCGATACCTAAGTTGAAAATGTTGTGACCTCATCTTCTGAATAGCCTCTTATTGCTTTTTGCTGTTTGCCTCCATATGACACAAAGAGCTTTTCTCCTTTTTCTCAATAAGCTTTTGGTCTTGGATCTTCATTCCTAGGCACATGCATCTTTTCATCCTGGCCTATAGATATAACATATGAAAGCTCAGCCTACAGAGtatggtggtaccatggtacagttatgttaataccatggtactttgatatatacaaaCTTCATGTACCATGTTATTTAAGTTAATTCAAAGAATAACAAGGTATTACCATGTCCGAAAATCCATTGCCATGGTAATTTTGCTACGTTTTTGTTAATGAGGCCAAACACACTGTCCTAAACAGATGCGACAAGATAAAGTGACAAACGATAAAGCTATCTCTTCCATGTCAATCTGAGTTGATGTCCTAACCAACTGCGACGAGCGACAACACATTTTGTCGATTGAATGGTTTCTATTTCAGCAGCTGGTGCTGGCGCTGGGTAGTCCTGCTCACATTGATAGATTGCAGATGGTATACATCAAATGTTCTGATTAGCTTTAATTGTGCTGCATTGCACAGCATTTCTACTTTCAGTTTTGGCAAACAAATCACTTCTCACTGAAATCTTCTTGTATCTTACCTAGTTTGGATACGTGTAAGTATTACCCCCTAAAATCAATCCatcctgctgttttttttttttatttaattttgcaagTGACTAAGATAATCAGGAAAAGGTACGTGACTCAAAAATCCCTGAATAGTTAATCTTCAAATTTTTTTAAAGTCTTGACAACCTCTTTGCACGAGGAAATGAAATGAGTGTCACTTTCCTCATCATGTCTTCAACCAGACTCTACCTCACCCCTTATTCATGCATTAGAAAGTACATTCACACTCACCTGCCTTGACATAGCCTACATATGCCTGCTTAAACCTTTACACAAGCATATGCACATTTACATTAAGAAGGCATACATTTGTTCACTCAtatcagtagcggttctagcgCTTGTGTTGACTTTGTGTGTGGTTAGAGATGAGATGGCTGGTGGAGATAAGGGCCCCCACTTGTCTGTGTGGGTGCCTCGTGCCTTCACCACCACCACCCCCCACCCGCCCCACATGAAAGatgctgcccatgtcgcccatgcctaaatctgccccTGCCCCTGCTCCTGTTgtcatttttcatcttttcactTTTGTGATGTGGGCCCAAATGTCAGTCTTGTTCCCTGTTTCTGAGGACCTGCCAGGCTCTCTTTTGTTCCTGGATAACTGTGGATGAATTTCACTGTGTTGTAACAGAGCTAACAGATTGTTCAGCAAAATAATTtggtttaaagtgatagtttacccttaaaaatagaaattctgtcatttgctcacccttatgtcattttaaagcctgtacgactttcttctgtggaacacaaacagacaAATTACTGACTtagatttcagtctgtttctaaCATAAAGGACCAATTTATGGACTTTTGCATCCTTTATGAAGCTCGAAATattcagtccccattcattttaattgcagggaaaagagtgaccagtacaatcttcagaat comes from the Xyrauchen texanus isolate HMW12.3.18 chromosome 12, RBS_HiC_50CHRs, whole genome shotgun sequence genome and includes:
- the LOC127652744 gene encoding thyroid hormone receptor alpha-A-like isoform X1, which produces MEHKEQDLNLPEGDDTRWPNGVKRKRKNSQCSMSMSVKSISVPGYVPSYLDKDEPCVVCGDKATGYHYRCITCEGCKGFFRRTIQKNLHPSYSCKYDGCCIIDKITRNQCQLCRFKKCTSVGMAMDLVLDDSKRVAKRRLIEENREKRKKGEIVKTLHNRPEPTLSEWELIRMVTEAHRHTNAQGPHWKQKRKFLPEDIGQSPAPTSDNDKVDLEAFSEFTKIITPAITRVVDFAKKLPMFSELPCEDQIILLKGCCMEIMSLRAAVRYDPESETLTLSGEMAVSREQLKNGGLGVVSDAIFDLGKSLSQFNLDDSEVALLQAVLLMSSDRSGLTCVEKIDKCQEMYLLAFEHYINHRKHNISHFWPKLLMKVTNLRMIGACHASRFLHMKVECPTELFPPLFLEVFEDQEV
- the LOC127652744 gene encoding thyroid hormone receptor alpha-A-like isoform X2, whose translation is MHILQPHYANRWPNGVKRKRKNSQCSMSMSGYVPSYLDKDEPCVVCGDKATGYHYRCITCEGCKGFFRRTIQKNLHPSYSCKYDGCCIIDKITRNQCQLCRFKKCTSVGMAMDLVLDDSKRVAKRRLIEENREKRKKGEIVKTLHNRPEPTLSEWELIRMVTEAHRHTNAQGPHWKQKRKFLPEDIGQSPAPTSDNDKVDLEAFSEFTKIITPAITRVVDFAKKLPMFSELPCEDQIILLKGCCMEIMSLRAAVRYDPESETLTLSGEMAVSREQLKNGGLGVVSDAIFDLGKSLSQFNLDDSEVALLQAVLLMSSDRSGLTCVEKIDKCQEMYLLAFEHYINHRKHNISHFWPKLLMKVTNLRMIGACHASRFLHMKVECPTELFPPLFLEVFEDQEV